DNA from Limnohabitans sp.:
GCCGTCGACCAGGGCAAACAAAGTGTGGTCTTTGCCGATGCCGACATTGTTGCCTGCATGGAACTTGGTACCACGTTGACGAACGATGATCGAGCCTGCACTGATCAGTTCACCACCGAAAGCCTTGACGCCGAGCATTTTTGGCTTGGAATCACGTCCGTTGCGCGTAGAGCCGCCGCCTTTTTTCTGTGCCATGACCTATTCTCCTCAGGCAGCGATCGCGCCGATTTGCAGTTCGGTGAACTGCTGGCGGTGACCCTGACGTTTCTGATAGTGTTTGCGACGGCGCATCTTGAAAATGTGCACTTTGTCGTGCTTGCCATGAGCCAGCACTGTGACTGTGACTGTTGCGCCGGACACCAGGGGCGTGCCGATCTTCAGGTCTGCGCCGTTGCCGACTGCGAGAACTTGATCAATCACGATTTCCTGGCCAACGTCCGCAGCAATCTGTTCTACTTTAATTTTTTCGCCAGCGACAACACGATACTGTTTGCCACCGGTTTTTATGACCGCGTACATAAATGACCTCTTTGAATGGAAGTTTCCAAGGGCTAATCCCCAAGGAACCTGAGATTCTAGCACGGCCACCCATGGCTGAACAATCTGTCGCTTCCCGAATGCACATGCTTCAGGGGGCCAAGCGCGACGGTCTCTATAATTGCATCTCGCACTGGGTGCGTTTTGTTCCACCCGCCTCGGCTCCACCGAGCTCCCCTGCCGGATCTTCCATTTGTCTGCCTCAGAAAACAGCACCACAGCCGTTCTAGAACTGGTGGCCCCAGACATGGCCATGGTCGACCATGTCATTGCCCAGCGCCTCGATTCCGGTGTGCCCTTGGTAGGAGAGGTGGCCCGCTACATCATTTCAGCTGGAGGCAAGCGCCTTCGCCCGGTCCTGCTGCTGCTCACTTGCGGAGCCTTGGGCTACACCGGTGGCCAGCGCCACAACCTGGCGGCCGTGGTCGAATTCATCCACACCGCCACCTTGCTGCACGACGATGTGGTGGACGAGTCCACCCTCAGGCGCGGCAGGGCCACGGCGAATGAACGCTTTGGCAACCCGGCCAGCGTGCTCGTGGGTGATTTTTTGTACTCGCGCGCCTTTCAGATGATGGTGGGCGCAGACAGCATGAGGGTGATGCAAACCCTGGCCGATGCCACCAACGTGATCGCCGAAGGCGAGGTGCTGCAACTGATGAACATGCACGATGCCTCTCTTGATGAAGAAGGGTATTTGCGGGTGATCCGCTCCAAAACCGCCAAGCTGTTCGAAGCCAGCGCTCGCTTGGGGGCCATTTTGGCAGGCAGCTCGGTAGCCATTGAATCTGCCTGCGCCGATTACGGCCAAGCCTTGGGCACAGCCTTTCAGGTGATTGATGATGTGCTCGACTACGATGGCAACACCACTGAAATGGGCAAAAACTTGGGCAACGACCTGCGCGAAGGCAAAGCCACACTGCCTCTGATCTTGGCTATGCAGCGCGGTACGCCCGAACAAAGCCGCACCGTTCACCAGGCCATCGAGACCGGCAGCGTGGATCGTCTGAATGACATCGTGGCCATTGTGCGCGACACAGGGGCCCTGACTGCGACCCGAACAGCCGCAGCGGCGCAAGCGCAACGCGCCATCGATGCTGCCATGCAACTGCCGAACAACGCCTACCGCGCCTCGATGGTGGCACTGGCGTCTCAACTGCTTGAGCGACGAACCTGAGCGTTAACAGATTTTGGCGTTGCAACTCGCATGAGGGTACGCCCTCTCGTCGAATGGGTTTGATTTACAAATGCGGAGCAAAAAGCGATGATGCAAACAGCAAATACTCGCACCAAAGGCCTCGCATGCCCGCCACAGGACCCACCCAAATTCACACATCCCCTATCGATGATGCGCCGGTGGTCACCTGCGTGCAGCAACTGCTCGAGCAAGCCGTGGCCCTGAAAGCTTCGGATCTGCACTTCGAACCGTACGAACACCATTACCGGGTTCGCATGCGAATTGATGGCGAGCTGCGCGAAGTCGCTTCTCCGCACATGGCACTGAAGGACCGCTTGGCGTCCCGCATCAAGGTGATGTCGCGCCTGGATATTGCCGAAAAGCGCCTGCCCCAAGATGGGAGAATGAAACTGCTTTTGGCCGAGGGCAGGGAGCTTGACCTGCGCGTCAGCACATTGCCCACCTTGTTTGGTGAAAAGCTCGTGATCCGCGTTCTTGACTCTGCACAAGTCCAACTGGACTTGACCAATCTGGGCTATGAACCCGATGATCTGGCCCAGTTGCTGAAGGCGATCCATGCCCCCCACGGGCTGGTTTTGGTGACCGGTCCCACCGGATCAGGCAAAACACAATCGCTCTATGCCTGCCTGAACTTGCTCAACACCGCCGAAGTGAATATTGCCACGGTGGAGGACCCCTGTGAAATCCAGCTCACAGGCATCAACCAGGTCAATGTCCAGGACAAGCCCGGCTTGAATTTTGCAGTGGCCTTGCGCGCATTTTTGCGACAGGATCCAGATATTTTGATGGTGGGAGAAGTCCGTGACCTGGAGACCGCCAACATCGCCATCCAGGCCGCGCAAACTGGCCACCTGG
Protein-coding regions in this window:
- the rplU gene encoding 50S ribosomal protein L21 translates to MYAVIKTGGKQYRVVAGEKIKVEQIAADVGQEIVIDQVLAVGNGADLKIGTPLVSGATVTVTVLAHGKHDKVHIFKMRRRKHYQKRQGHRQQFTELQIGAIAA
- the rpmA gene encoding 50S ribosomal protein L27, whose amino-acid sequence is MAQKKGGGSTRNGRDSKPKMLGVKAFGGELISAGSIIVRQRGTKFHAGNNVGIGKDHTLFALVDGHVSFSTKGELSKHMVNVTPAV
- a CDS encoding polyprenyl synthetase family protein, whose product is MSASENSTTAVLELVAPDMAMVDHVIAQRLDSGVPLVGEVARYIISAGGKRLRPVLLLLTCGALGYTGGQRHNLAAVVEFIHTATLLHDDVVDESTLRRGRATANERFGNPASVLVGDFLYSRAFQMMVGADSMRVMQTLADATNVIAEGEVLQLMNMHDASLDEEGYLRVIRSKTAKLFEASARLGAILAGSSVAIESACADYGQALGTAFQVIDDVLDYDGNTTEMGKNLGNDLREGKATLPLILAMQRGTPEQSRTVHQAIETGSVDRLNDIVAIVRDTGALTATRTAAAAQAQRAIDAAMQLPNNAYRASMVALASQLLERRT